In Euphorbia lathyris chromosome 9, ddEupLath1.1, whole genome shotgun sequence, the following are encoded in one genomic region:
- the LOC136206950 gene encoding uncharacterized protein → MAYRRRQGITRASTFKEEIYHKPEDETYKDNFKTSKLRSSYTFNASSSLAAQAIRASAVHRDSSLSSAYTGDSVSQRSKVFDAYEDSSERSDNKGFWGVLAKKAKSILEDDNISQQFETPARSRFQMSDTPMDGQSPRSNQSQEGSKKIDSPTFRKGLDKLTSSLNQIGDSFEKAFEEGLIIMENKTADIIQETRKLQIRRKGNGLEAQNQASSTSSSWQQPMMQPKLPQNQMNHETQLKASRDVAMATAAKAKLLLRELKTVKADLAFAKQRCSQLEDENKILRESREKGGNPADDDLIRLQLETLLAEKARLAHENSIFSRENRFLREIVEYHQLTMQDVVYFDEGSEEVSEVYPITRMFSITPTSPISPLSPCDTNASPSLEVTKEIYPVPIPPEELQEASTSDISAVSTLPKIDEAAEGETESKPANENKEEDAKGTTVQVEHNAETTS, encoded by the exons ATGGCTTATAGGAGAAGGCAGGGAATTACAAGAGCCTCCACCTTTAAAGAAGAGATATATCACAAGCCAGAAGATGAAACCTACAAAGACAATTTTAAAACTAGTAAATTGAGGTCTTCTTATACTTTTAATGCCTCTTCCTCTCTGGCGGCTCAGGCTATCAGGGCTTCCGCCGTCCACCGTGATTCTTCTCTTTCCTCTGCTTACACCGGAGATTCCGTCTCTCAGAGATCTAAG GTCTTTGATGCATATGAGGACTCGTCAGAAAGAAGTGATAACAAGGGTTTTTGGGGTGTTCTTGCTAAGAAAGCCAAATCAATTCTAGAGGATGATAATATCTCACAACAATTTGAAACGCCTGCAAGGTCGAGGTTCCAGATGTCAGATACGCCTATGGATGGCCAG TCTCCTCGATCAAACCAATCACAGGAAGGCTCTAAGAAAATAGACAGTCCTACATTCCGGAAGGGTTTGGACAAACTCACATCTTCCCTTAATCAGATTGGTGACAGCTTCGAAAAAGCTTTTGAG GAAGGTCTCATTATCATGGAAAATAAAACTGCGGATATCATCCAAGAAACCCGCAAACTGCAAATTAGGCGAAAAGGGAACGGTCTTGAGGCACAAAATCAAGCTTCTAGCACATCTAGTTCATGGCAGCAACCTATGATGCAACCTAAGCTTCCACAGAATCAAATGAACCACGAAACTCAATTGAAGGCATCTCGCGAC GTTGCAATGGCAACAGCAGCCAAAGCAAAACTTCTTCTTCGGGAACTGAAAACAGTTAAAGCGGATTTGGCCTTCGCGAAACAAAGATGTTCACAGCTAGAGGACGAGAATAAGATCTTACGGGAGAGTCGTGAAAAGGGGGGCAACCCAGCAGACGATGATTTG ATTCGGCTTCAACTGGAGACACTATTAGCTGAAAAGGCTCGTTTAGCGCACGAGAACTCAATATTCTCACGGGAGAACAGGTTTCTGAGAGAGATAGTTGAATACCACCAACTGACCATGCAAGATGTTGTTTATTTTGATGAAGGCAGTGAAGAAGTGAGTGAAGTATATCCAATTACAAGGATGTTCAGTATTACACCAACCTCTCCCATATCTCCACTCTCACCTTGTGATACTAATGCATCTCCAAGCCTGGAGGTGACAAAGGAGATATATCCGGTCCCTATCCCGCCTGAAGAATTGCAGGAGGCTTCAACGAGTGACATCTCAGCTGTTTCAACTCTGCCAAAAATTGATGAAGCAGCAGAAGGAGAAACAGAAAGCAAACCAGCAAACGAGAACAAGGAAGAAGATGCAAAAGGTACTACAGTACAAGTCGAGCACAATGCGGAAACAACATCATAA
- the LOC136206217 gene encoding uncharacterized protein, whose protein sequence is MDANSEMTSEDVLLSAAHGHSDAGLVSEHAVTCVMCRRMFAPDNDDHETINVCGDCKFLLLEDLGDSTQDSLRTRRRRGRRIRYSSSESIENIFSQQISHMINLVSYNHSTVSGHENQSIDGDSSGRLLQHTSSLTTPTGSRRWRRVFSDTESEGFGNFDSPYGENVTTPSSSWYRGYHGESDAISFSTYGGDSDVSVDGHNVLDMEILNQQDEGSNLDSDTDIDPMNAALDQWNSEEEEEEEEEDDDDDDDDGEWEEADVEEYTVESADMGPPLLQDFLRSSSYERNQSFTRRQLFDSPESEGLVHWGIRHGRQTYNRGIFSNSEESELPQYVGNSGDYLDARGFEELLEHLADADNSRRGAPPTSLSFVKSLPHVIINEEHEKHGDLACAICKDVLSVGSEVIKLPCIHLYHPSCILPWLKTRNSCPLCRLELPTDDKDYEERKRGSSIRLRIHEIQQQDPNEDSLSDGLDGGEAIEAHEFVEGGMMEQGGLMDAVSNSGEEGRRRGWFLLAAAPIVSIVGIVLVLWLGNSQGRGQTQSYNLPERGLHRLHVPIPARNQRADRSRRWWSLF, encoded by the coding sequence ATGGATGCTAACTCAGAAATGACATCAGAAGATGTGCTCCTCTCTGCTGCTCATGGCCATTCGGATGCTGGATTAGTGAGTGAGCATGCTGTGACATGTGTAATGTGCAGACGAATGTTTGCACCTGATAATGATGATCATGAAACTATAAATGTATGCGGAGACTGTAAGTTTTTGCTTCTTGAAGACCTTGGGGACTCGACACAAGATTCCCTCCGGACGAGGCGTCGCagaggaagaagaattagatataGCAGTTCTGAGTcgattgaaaatattttttctcAACAAATATCACATATGATTAATTTGGTGAGTTACAACCATTCCACTGTATCTGGCCATGAAAATCAATCCATAGACGGAGATTCTTCTGGTAGACTGTTGCAGCACACAAGTTCTCTTACAACTCCGACTGGTTCTAGAAGATGGCGGCGGGTGTTCTCGGACACTGAAAGTGAGGGTTTTGgtaattttgattctccttATGGGGAGAATGTAACTACTCCGAGTTCCAGTTGGTATAGAGGTTATCATGGTGAGAGTGATGCAATATCTTTTAGCACGTACGGAGGGGATTCTGATGTATCTGTTGATGGACATAATGTTCTTGATATGGAGATTCTGAACCAACAAGATGAAGGAAGTAATCTCGATAGCGATACGGACATTGATCCAATGAATGCTGCTCTTGATCAGTGGAattccgaagaagaagaagaagaagaagaagaagatgatgatgatgatgatgatgatggtgaatGGGAAGAAGCTGATGTTGAGGAATACACAGTTGAATCTGCAGATATGGGACCGCCCCTGCTTCAAGACTTCTTAAGGTCAAGTTCATATGAGAGGAATCAATCGTTTACCCGGCGTCAACTGTTTGATTCTCCCGAATCTGAAGGCCTGGTTCACTGGGGAATCAGGCATGGTAGGCAGACATATAATAGGGGCATCTTCAGTAACTCAGAAGAATCAGAATTACCACAATATGTAGGCAATTCTGGGGATTATCTTGATGCTAGAGGATTTGAAGAATTGCTTGAGCATCTTGCTGATGCTGACAACTCCAGAAGAGGAGCACCTCCTACATCTTTATCATTTGTGAAAAGTCTGCCTCATGTTATCATTAATGAGGAACATGAAAAGCATGGTGATTTAGCTTGCGCAATTTGCAAGGATGTTTTATCAGTTGGTAGTGAAGTTATCAAGCTTCCTTGCATTCATCTATACCACCCTTCATGTATTTTGCCATGGCTGAAAACCCGAAATTCATGCCCTCTCTGTAGGTTAGAGCTACCAACGGATGACAAAGATTATGAGGAGAGGAAAAGAGGCAGTAGCATCAGATTGAGGATTCATGAAATCCAGCAGCAGGATCCAAACGAGGACAGTTTGTCAGATGGCTTGGATGGAGGTGAAGCAATTGAAGCTCATGAATTTGTTGAAGGTGGAATGATGGAGCAAGGGGGGCTTATGGATGCTGTTAGTAACTCTGGAGAAGAGGGCAGGAGAAGGGGTTGGTTTTTACTTGCTGCTGCTCCAATTGTCAGTATTGTCGGTATTGTCCTTGTGTTGTGGCTAGGGAATTCTCAAGGAAGAGGCCAAACCCAAAGTTACAACCTTCCTGAAAGGGGGCTTCATCGGTTACATGTACCTATCCCCGCCAGGAACCAAAGGGCTGATAGGAGTCGGAGATGGTGGTCTCTTTTCTAA